The following is a genomic window from uncultured Hyphomonas sp..
ATCTATGATCAGCGGCAGGCTCATGCGTGGGAGCCCCGTTCCGCCCGCAGGTCCGCAATTGCATCCAGGAAAGGCTTTTCCAATGGCGGGCTTTCCATTGGCATGCCGAGCGCTTCGAGAGCCATGTCTGCAGTCACCCGTTCCTTTCCGCGCCCCTTGAGCCGCGCGATCATGCGGCTGGAGGCGACCGTCCGTCCCTTGCAAACGAAGGTATGACGGAAACACATATAGGTGCCATCCCAACCGACCATACGCGTCTGCAGTTCGAACTTCTGCGGAAACTTCATGGAGTGAAAATAGGTCAGTGCCTCGTGCTGGATGATGGGCACCCAGCCACGTGCGCGGAAGGCTTTCAGCGTGCCGGTGCGGCCCATGAAGTTCATGATGCCGAGATCGGTGAACGAGGCATAACGGGAATTGGTCATGTGCCCCATCGGGTCATGATCGCCCAGCCAGACAGCCGAGCGGATCGTGTGCACGTCGAGAATATGGGTCCGGGTCTTTGAAAACCAGGCCGAGAGCATGATCCGGAGAAGCCGGAAAAACAGGTTCATGGGGGCGAATTGCCTCCTCGTCACGGATCCAGACACGACGGGAAGTAGTTGCCGACCTGCAGTTGTCACTGCACGCTTATGCTCCTCCCGCTTGCGACTATGGGGCGGGCCGCGCCGAATGCAAGCCATAGACAGGTCTTGCGCGCGTGCGCGGCTAAGGGTTCGCCCGCGAGGCGTAAAAAAAGGGCCAGTTCCTTCTGAACTGACCCATTAAGCAGGTAAGATGGAGAAGCGCCAGTATTGGAACTTCACAAGGGCATATGCGCGGTGCGCGCCGACCGTTCCAATTTGCCTGAGATTTAAGGTTAATAAAACAAGGTGTTGAGTTAACCCTGTTTGCGCCGCCCATAAAGGATCAGCAGGGCGACCAGCCCGATCGACGTGCCCTGACTGGAAAAGGCTTCCAGCATCAGGGCAAAGAACCATGAGGGCAAATTGGTCCGCGTCTGCGCTTCGGTCAGCAGGTTGCCGCTGCCCTGGCCGAGCAGTTCGGCGTTGGCCGCCTCGATCTTGGCTTGAAGCTCGTCCCGGCGTTTGGCGAGGCCGAGTTCGTTCTGTGCGTCACGATAGGGCTTCTGCTCCGTACGCCCGACACGTTCCACTTCGGAGAGATAGGCCTCCAGCCCTTCGACAGACCGGGTTTCCGGCGGAATGCCTTCCAGCTGGCGGCGCCAGTCTGCGATCTGCGATTCCAGCACGCTGCGATTGCTGTCTGCGCGCACGACTTCCTCGGCAGCGGCGGTATTGTTCGCCGCGATATAGCGCTCTGTGCCGATGATGGAGGTGCCCATGCCGGCGAGGGCAAAGATCAGCGCGCGCCAGCCTTCCTTCATGCGGTGATTGGCCGTGTGCCAGTAGAAGAAGGTGAACCCGCCAAAGGAGATGACGGCCGCAATGACACCGGTCCAGCCCCAGATGCTCGACTGTAGCGGATCGGCAACCGAACTGGAAAAGGCCTGGTAGTTCGCAAAGCCGGACAGGGCCGCGGCGGCGAGGCCTGCCGACAGGAAGACTAGCGCCAGCAGGGAGATGATGAATTTCTCTCCGTTGAAAGGCTTCTTTTCCTTCGGCTTCAGGTGCGGGAAGCGTTCTTCCAGCCGGTCGGCATCGCCGAGGGTTTTCACTTTCGCTTCGTGCCTTGCGAGGTTCCGGTTCACCCTGACCGGCGCGGGCGCGAAGTCGGCATCCTGAACTGGCGGACGCACCGCTGGGACGGGGGCCTCGTCTTCCCGGATCAGCTCGGCTTCCAAAGGAAGGGGTTGCAGGTCCTGGACACGTTGGCGACGGACCTCTTCCTTCAGGCGGATCAGTTCTGTGAAGTTCCCTTGGGATCCGCAATTGGGGCACTTGA
Proteins encoded in this region:
- a CDS encoding thioesterase family protein; protein product: MNLFFRLLRIMLSAWFSKTRTHILDVHTIRSAVWLGDHDPMGHMTNSRYASFTDLGIMNFMGRTGTLKAFRARGWVPIIQHEALTYFHSMKFPQKFELQTRMVGWDGTYMCFRHTFVCKGRTVASSRMIARLKGRGKERVTADMALEALGMPMESPPLEKPFLDAIADLRAERGSHA